A stretch of DNA from Catenulispora acidiphila DSM 44928:
CGACGACCTTGCGCTTGGTGTCCTCCGGCAGATCCTCGGCGTAGATCTCGCGCCAGCCGCCGTCGCGGTGCAGGTAGTAGCGGGTTCCGTTGGTGGGCATCAGGTTCAGCTTGGCCAGCTGCTCGTCCGTGGCGTCCAGACGGTCCAGGACCTGCGTCTGGAACTGCGGGAAGGCGCCGCCGGAGATGATGCAGACCTGCACCTCGTCCAGCAGATCGACCAGCAGGCCGGCCATGCGCGGGGTGATCGCGGTCTTGGATTCGGCCAGGGTGCCGTCGAGATCGAAGGCGAGGACTCGGGCATCAGGATCGTGAGACGTCATGGTTCCACTTCACCGCATCGGCGCCGGGGACGCCATGGCCGGACGGCGCGGGGCGAAACGGGGTCAATCACCCCCGATGGGAATTCCCGCCCCATATCAAGACACCGGTCTCCGGCAGCTCCTGAGCAGCTGCCGGCAACCGGTGTCCGTGAAGCATTCATACAGCCTCGGCCACGGCCACGGCTACAGCCGCGCGACCCCGTCCCGGCGGGCGGCGTCGGCGACGGCCGCGGTGACGGCGGGCGCGACGCGCTCGTCGAACGGGCTCGGGATCACTTTGTCGGGCGCGAGTTCGTCCGCGACCACGGCGGCGAGGGCCTCGGCGGCGGCCAGCTTCATGCCCTCGGTGATGCGGGACGCCCGGACCGACAGGGCTCCGGCGAAGACGCCGGGGAAGGCCAGGACGTTGTTGATCTGGTTGGGGAAGTCCGAGCGGCCGGTGGCCACGACGGCGGCGTACTTGTGCGCGACGTCGGGGTGGATCTCGGGCTGGGGGTTGGCCATCGCCGCGATGATCGCCTCGGGCGCCATCGTGGCGACGTACTCCTCGGGGACGTTGCCGCTGGAGACGCCGATGAAGACGTTCGCGCCGCGCATCGCCTCGGCCAGGCCGCCGGTGAGCCGCGCGCGGTTGGTGATCGCCGCCAGCTCGGTCTTCACCGGGGTCAGGTCGGCGCGGTCCGCCGAGACGATGCCGCGGGAGTCGACCACGGTCAGGTCGCCGATGCCGGCGTCCAGCAGGATCTTGGCGATCGCCACCCCCGCCGCGCCCGCCCCGGAGATCACCGCGCGCAGGTCCGCCAGCGGCCGGTTGACCACCTTGGCGGCGTTGCGCAGGGCGGCCAGCAGCACGATCGCCGTGCCGTGCTGGTCGTCGTGGAAGACCGGGATGTCCAGCCGCTCCTGGAGCCGGCGCTCGACCTCGAAGCAGCGCGGCGCCGAGATGTCCTCCAGGTTGATGCCGCCGAAGCCGGGCGCGAGCCGCACCACGGTCTCCACCAGCTCCTCCACGTCCGTGCAGTCCAGGCAGATCGGGACGGCGTCGACGCCGCCGAACTGCTTGAACAGGACCGCCTTGCCCTCCATGACCGGGAGCGCGGCCAGCGGCCCGATGTCGCCCAGGCCCAGCACGGCGGTGCCGTCGGTGACCACCGCGACGGTGTTCGCCTTCCAGGTGTAGTCCATCGCGAGCTCGGGACGCTCGGCGATGGCGGTGCAGACCTCTGCGACACCCGGCGTGTAGGCCAGCGAGAGGTCGGCGCGGTCCCGGAGCGGGACGGTGGCGCGCACCTCCATCTTCCCGCCGCGGTGCAGGCCGAAGACCGGCGTCTCGCCGCCGGCGGCGGCGCTCGCGGCGGTGTCGTTCTCGAGGGACTGGGTCGGGATGAGCTGCCCTGACATGGCTTACCCCTAGCTGCCGCGAACGGCGTGTTGAGGGAACGGGAAAGAGCGGACCGTGAACCTGTTGAGGGATGAGGGGGAGGTTCGCCGGGCTCGCTTCGCTGCAGTCGGATGATGGTCCGTACCGCGTTCCACGAGCACCGATGGGTCCGTTCGACACTGTCGCACCGACGGCGCGGGGTTCGCCCGTGATGCGATTTTTACATGGCTGCCTATGTTCAACGGCCAATTACCGGTGCAAGGATTCCAGCACCGTACCCCATGGACGTTGCTTGAGCGGGTAATGGATCACCCACAGGAGGAGAACAGATGCGAGCCGGGATAACATCCAGGGCCGTCATATTTGGGGCCGCGGGGATCGCGCTGGTCCTCACCGCGGCGGGCTGCGGAAGCGGCAGCAAGCCGGGAAGCCCTGCCTCGACCGGCAGCACGGCCGCCGGATCGGCGACCTCCGGATCGTCGTCCACCGCCTCCTCCTCGGGTTCGGGCGCCGTCGACAGCGCGGCCGCCGCCCTGGTGCCGGCCGCGATCAAGGGCAAGGGCGTCATCACCATCGCCACCGACCCGAGCTACCCCCCGAACGAGTCCAAGGACCAGAACGGCAATATCGTCGGCTGGGACGTGGACATGGGCAACGCGATCGCCGCGAAGCTGGGCCTGAAGGCGAACTTCACCGAGGTCACCTTCGCCGACATCGTCACCGGCATCTCCACGAACAAGTACGACGCCGGTATGTCGTCCATCACGGACAACAAGACGCGCGAGGGCGTCGACGACTTCGTGACCTACTTCAACGCCGGCACGAAACTGATGGTCCCCAAGGGCAACCCGAAGAACCTGACGGACAACTCCCCGACCGACCTGTCGGTGTGCGGCCTGACGATCGGCGTGGAGAAGGGGACGGTCCAGGAGGACCCGGACATCCCGACCCGCAACAAGGCGTGCGAGGCGGCGGGCAAGCCGGACATCAAGACGCTGTCCCAGGACACCCAGGACCAGATCAACGAGTCGCTGTCCTCGGGCCGCTGCGACGCGGTGCTCGCCGACTCCCCGGTCGTCGACTACTACGCCAAGAGCGGCAACTTCCAGGCCGTCGGCGAGCTGTACTCCGGCGCCCCCTACGGCATCGCCATCTCCAAGAGCAACAACGGGCTCTCGCAGGCCTTCCTGGCCGCGCTGAAGGACCTGGTGGCCGACGGCACGTACCACAAGCTCACCACCCAGTACGGGATCCAGGCCGGCGACTACACGACCCCGGGCCTGAACCAGGCGACGAGCTGAGCCGCGAGTGAGTGAGAA
This window harbors:
- a CDS encoding ABC transporter substrate-binding protein, producing the protein MRAGITSRAVIFGAAGIALVLTAAGCGSGSKPGSPASTGSTAAGSATSGSSSTASSSGSGAVDSAAAALVPAAIKGKGVITIATDPSYPPNESKDQNGNIVGWDVDMGNAIAAKLGLKANFTEVTFADIVTGISTNKYDAGMSSITDNKTREGVDDFVTYFNAGTKLMVPKGNPKNLTDNSPTDLSVCGLTIGVEKGTVQEDPDIPTRNKACEAAGKPDIKTLSQDTQDQINESLSSGRCDAVLADSPVVDYYAKSGNFQAVGELYSGAPYGIAISKSNNGLSQAFLAALKDLVADGTYHKLTTQYGIQAGDYTTPGLNQATS